DNA from Campylobacter concisus:
TATTTAAGTAAAAGTTAAACTATATTTTATTATAATTCTATAAATTAAATTTAGAAAGGATAAAGAATGAAACCTATCTATATAGCAGCACTTGGAGATGCTTGGCTGTCTAAAGATAGCCTGAACGTAATAGGCTACTACTCTACGGAGAAAAAGGCATATAAAGCCTTAAGAGATGAAGTAGAAAAGCGAGGTTACGAGCTATATAGCGGATATGCGCCGTGTATGGACTACCGAGTTCAAGGTGAGTATGGCATTTACCACAAAGACAAAAATGGCGACCACATAGATTTTGAAACATTTGGTTGCTATGACATAGAAGTCGTAAATATCAATGAAAGATACTAGCAGGAGCGTAAAATGAGAGAAAATCTATTAACAGTCAATCAGCTAATCAAAGACTTGAAAAAACTATCAAAAAATGGTTATGGAAAAGCAAATATTCTTTTATCAAGCGATGACGAGGGCAATAACTATCACGAGTGCTATTTTACAGCAACTAATATTGATCAAGATTTGATTGACTGGTTCAATTTTTGTGGAAATGAAAGCTATGCGAGTGAAATTAAAAATAATCCAACAAGCTATATAGTGCTTGGATAAAAAGGAAAAACTATGACAACAGTGAAAATTTTAAAAGAAAACGACCAAGATTTTGAGTGGTATCCGACTACGGACGAAATTATAAATTGTGTAAAAAAACACATCAATGCACAAACCTATGGTGGTTACAGCATACTAGACATAGGTGCTGGTGATGGCAGAGTATTAAAGGCATTAACTTATGGCAAAAATACGCTATGTTACTCCATTGAGAAAAGTGAAATACTGCGGAATAAACAAGATAAGGATATTATCCCTTTAGGGTGTGACCTTTGGCAAAACACCCTAATAGACAAAGAGATGGATTTTATCTTTTGTAATCCACCTTATAGCGAATATGAAGCCTGGTGCGAAAAAATAATAAAAGAAGCAAATACTGAAAAAGGGATATATTTCGTTATCCCTGAAAGATATAAACAAAGTGTAATCATAAATCAAGTTTTAAAGGCTAGAAAACTAGAGAATAAAATTTACTCTCTAGGATCATTTGATTTTTTAAATGCTGAAAGAGGCGCACGCGCCAAGGTAGAAGTAGTTTTTGTAAAAATTGAAAATGAGAGATACAGTGATAACGTTTCAGCGTTTGATCTATTTTTGGATGAAAATTTTAAATTTAATACTACATCTAAATTTAATCAAGAAGCACAGCGTGAGCGTATCAAAAAAGAGCTGATAAATTCAAAAAATCATCTTGAAAGCCTGGTTGAGCTATACCAGGCGGATATGCAAAAGCTAATGTCTAATTTTCAGGCTATTGCTTCTCTTGATAGTGAGATTTTAGAAGAGATAGGCTTCAAAAAAGAAACTCTTAGGAAAAGTATAAGATCAAGAATAGAGGGACTAAAAAATCTATATTGGCAAGAGCTATTTAATAGGTATGAGCCTATAACGTCTAAATTTATTGCCAACTATCGCAATACTATTTTAGAAAAATTAAGTTCTCGTAGGAATATTGATTTTAACATTGGGAACATATACGCCATAACAATTTGGTTTTTAAAAAATGCAAGTGGTAGTTTTTCGGAGCAGTTATTAGACTTTTATCTTTTTTTGGCAGAAAAAGATAATCTTAGAGCTTATAAATCTAATATAAAATTTACGTCTGACAAATGGAAATATATGAGATCAGATGAATTAAAAGATTTTTTAAGAAAAGAGAAAGACGCTAGAGCAAGCCTTGATTATAGGCTAGTTTTGTCACAAAAGAGATTTGTGGAAACAAACTATTATGGAGCTTGCTTTTTGTCTTATAGTGCTGTAGATTTTCTAAACGACATTCAAGTCTTAGCAAGAAATTTGGGCTTTGCGGTAAATAATCAAGAATTTAAAAGAGGGTATAGGGAATACCCTATATGTTCAGGTGAAAAAAATTATATTTATTCTACTGACGGCGACATCTTGGTTGAATATAAAATTTATAAAAATGGCAATATGCACATAAAAATTGATCAAGAACTTATAAAAGCCATCAACATAGAGGCAGGCAGATTATTAGGCTGGTTAAGAAGTCCAGCTGAAGCAGGCTCTGAATTGAATATGAAAGAAGCTGAGGCAAGACAATATTTTGGAAAACTTGTCGAGATACCTATGAGCAGCATTAAAATGCTTGTAGCATGAAATAGGGGGCTTTTATGAAAACGCTTACAAAAGATAGAGCTGAGATTTTGATAAATAAAGTAGTCAAGGGTATAACAATACCCTTGTATTATTTTGACTATAAAGTAAGAAAAGGCCAATATATAGGCAGCGGTTGGAGAGAGCCTGACGAGTGGGAATATCACGAAAATAGTAATGATATAAATAAGGCCATGACAGATATTGTTGGAGTTTTGGGACGTTTATTGGCTAGACATTTTGATAATATAGCAAACGTTGAGCTTCATAATACTATCGATAGTTTTATAAACAAGAAATTTTGTCAAGTATTTGATTTGGTGGCCAGCTTAAAAAGAGAATTGGATTTTGATTTTTTAATATATGAGAGCGCAGAGGATCTACTAGATAATATTTGGAAATGTGCTGACGAGATTAAACATAAGTTTTTTTAAAATAAAAAGGAGAATAAAATGTTTGAAAGAAATAGTTTTGCCCCTACACTAGGAGTGCTTTTAGGAATTTTGCTTGTTATGACTGGTTTTTTAGCATTTAGCTTTGGCTATTTACTTGACTTTGAAGAGCCTCTTTTTGCAAGCTTTTGTATATGGGCTTTTTTGATGTATGGCGTATTATTTTGCTTCGCATCAGGTGGAGCATTTAAAAATATTGAAAAATAAATAAGAAAAAATAAAATTATAGTTAAATACTTGTTTTTTATTTAAAAAACAATATAATTATTAAAGTTATAATAAAATT
Protein-coding regions in this window:
- a CDS encoding class I SAM-dependent methyltransferase, coding for MTTVKILKENDQDFEWYPTTDEIINCVKKHINAQTYGGYSILDIGAGDGRVLKALTYGKNTLCYSIEKSEILRNKQDKDIIPLGCDLWQNTLIDKEMDFIFCNPPYSEYEAWCEKIIKEANTEKGIYFVIPERYKQSVIINQVLKARKLENKIYSLGSFDFLNAERGARAKVEVVFVKIENERYSDNVSAFDLFLDENFKFNTTSKFNQEAQRERIKKELINSKNHLESLVELYQADMQKLMSNFQAIASLDSEILEEIGFKKETLRKSIRSRIEGLKNLYWQELFNRYEPITSKFIANYRNTILEKLSSRRNIDFNIGNIYAITIWFLKNASGSFSEQLLDFYLFLAEKDNLRAYKSNIKFTSDKWKYMRSDELKDFLRKEKDARASLDYRLVLSQKRFVETNYYGACFLSYSAVDFLNDIQVLARNLGFAVNNQEFKRGYREYPICSGEKNYIYSTDGDILVEYKIYKNGNMHIKIDQELIKAINIEAGRLLGWLRSPAEAGSELNMKEAEARQYFGKLVEIPMSSIKMLVA